A region from the Pseudomonas sp. KU26590 genome encodes:
- the pilQ gene encoding type IV pilus secretin PilQ gives MNRILSIVGLSLGMAMLSPVVQAANLKTLDVAALPGDRVELKLSFDGPVAAPRGYTTEQPARIALDLPGVTSQLAIKSRDLGSGNAHSVVVVEAKDRTRVIINLTTLAPYSSRVDGNNLFVVVGQGAAAAQGSQPSTAMGAARVSVPAAQSSKPVARSYAPGPRSVKNVDFQRGELGEGNVIIELSDTGIAPDIQEQGGKIRVDFAKTQLPEPLRVRLDVKDFATPVQFVNSSATGDKASISIEPSGAFDYSAYQTDNKLTISVRPLTNEDQERRNSEKLVYTGEKLSLNFQDIDVRSVLQLIADFTNLNLVASDTVQGGITLRLQNVPWDQALDLVLKTKGLDKRKIGNVLLVGPADEIAARERQELESLKQIAELAPLRRELLQVNYAKAADIAKLFQSVTSAESKTDERGSITVDERTNNIIAYQTQDRLDELRRIVSQLDIPVRQVMIEARIVEANVDYDKSLGVRWGGSSSKGNFTTGGSGTVTGASATNGPYVDMGVTDATSSIGLGFLTNNTILDLELTAMEKSGNGEVVSQPKVVTSDKETAKILKGTEVPYQEASSSGATSVSFKEASLSLEVTPQITPDNRIIMEVKVTKDEPDYVNTVLGVPPIKKNEVNAKVLVADGETIVIGGVFSNTQSKVVDKVPFLGDVPYVGRLFRRDVVSESKSELLVFLTPRIMNNQAIAVSR, from the coding sequence ATGAACAGGATTCTTTCGATTGTCGGCCTGTCGCTAGGGATGGCGATGCTTTCACCGGTTGTCCAGGCGGCTAACCTCAAGACGCTGGATGTTGCCGCATTACCGGGGGATCGAGTCGAATTGAAACTGTCCTTCGACGGTCCGGTGGCGGCGCCGCGCGGTTACACCACCGAGCAACCGGCGCGGATTGCGCTGGACCTGCCGGGTGTGACCAGCCAGTTGGCGATCAAGAGCCGTGACTTGGGGTCAGGCAACGCCCACAGCGTTGTGGTCGTTGAAGCCAAGGATCGTACGCGGGTGATCATCAACCTGACCACGCTCGCGCCGTACAGCTCGCGTGTCGACGGCAACAACCTGTTCGTGGTCGTGGGCCAGGGCGCTGCGGCGGCCCAGGGTTCACAGCCGAGCACCGCCATGGGCGCGGCGCGAGTGAGTGTGCCGGCCGCGCAATCGTCAAAACCTGTTGCGCGCTCCTATGCACCTGGCCCGCGGTCGGTAAAAAACGTCGACTTCCAGCGCGGCGAGTTGGGTGAAGGCAACGTCATCATCGAACTGAGCGACACCGGCATCGCGCCGGACATCCAGGAGCAGGGCGGCAAGATTCGTGTCGACTTCGCCAAAACCCAGTTGCCTGAACCCCTGCGCGTGCGTCTGGACGTCAAGGATTTCGCGACCCCGGTGCAGTTCGTCAATTCCAGCGCCACGGGTGACAAGGCCAGTATTTCCATCGAACCTTCCGGTGCGTTCGACTACTCGGCCTATCAAACTGATAACAAGCTGACCATCAGCGTGCGTCCCCTGACTAACGAAGATCAGGAGCGCCGTAACTCGGAAAAACTGGTCTACACCGGCGAGAAGCTTTCGCTGAATTTCCAGGACATCGACGTGCGTTCGGTGCTGCAACTGATCGCTGATTTCACCAACCTCAATCTGGTGGCGAGCGACACCGTTCAAGGCGGCATCACCTTGCGCCTGCAGAACGTGCCGTGGGATCAGGCGCTGGATCTGGTGCTCAAGACCAAGGGCCTGGACAAGCGCAAGATCGGTAACGTTTTGCTGGTCGGTCCGGCTGACGAGATCGCCGCGCGGGAGCGCCAGGAGCTGGAATCACTGAAGCAGATTGCCGAGCTGGCACCGTTGCGTCGTGAGTTGCTGCAAGTGAACTACGCCAAGGCCGCCGACATCGCCAAGCTGTTTCAGTCGGTGACCAGCGCTGAATCGAAAACCGACGAGCGCGGCTCGATCACCGTCGATGAGCGCACCAATAACATCATTGCCTACCAGACCCAGGATCGCCTGGACGAGCTGCGCCGCATCGTGTCGCAACTGGACATCCCGGTGCGCCAAGTGATGATCGAGGCGCGCATCGTCGAGGCCAACGTCGATTACGACAAGTCACTGGGCGTGCGCTGGGGCGGTTCGAGCAGCAAGGGCAATTTCACTACCGGCGGCAGTGGCACTGTGACAGGCGCCTCGGCGACCAACGGTCCCTACGTAGACATGGGCGTGACTGACGCCACCTCGTCCATCGGCCTGGGCTTCCTGACCAACAATACGATTCTCGATCTTGAGCTGACGGCCATGGAGAAGAGCGGCAACGGCGAAGTGGTCTCGCAGCCAAAGGTCGTCACGTCGGACAAGGAAACCGCGAAAATTCTGAAAGGTACGGAAGTGCCTTATCAGGAGGCGAGTTCCAGCGGCGCGACGTCGGTGTCGTTCAAAGAGGCGTCGCTGTCGCTGGAAGTCACCCCGCAGATCACGCCTGACAATCGCATCATCATGGAGGTCAAGGTCACGAAAGATGAGCCGGACTACGTGAACACCGTGCTGGGTGTACCGCCGATCAAGAAAAACGAAGTCAACGCCAAGGTGCTGGTGGCCGACGGCGAGACCATCGTAATCGGTGGCGTGTTCTCGAATACGCAGAGTAAAGTCGTCGACAAGGTGCCATTTTTGGGCGATGTGCCGTATGTTGGCCGCCTTTTCCGGCGCGATGTGGTTTCGGAGTCAAAATCCGAGCTGTTGGTGTTTCTCACTCCGCGTATCATGAATAACCAGGCGATTGCTGTGAGTCGTTGA
- the pilO gene encoding type 4a pilus biogenesis protein PilO codes for MNMNDWLASLKKIDINDLDINNLGSWPAAVKTIAGALLLALVLAGGYFFYIQDMQAQLDQARGEETALKEQFANKAYQAANLAAYKSQMVEMENTFGALLRQLPSDTEVPGLLEDITRTGLGSGLEFEEIKLLPEEAQQFYIELPIQITVTGSYHDLATFASGVASLPRIVTLHDFEIKPLDAKSPGKLRMSILAKTYRYNDKGLQNVDTKGPAK; via the coding sequence ATGAACATGAATGATTGGCTCGCTAGCCTGAAAAAGATCGACATCAACGACCTGGACATCAATAACCTGGGTTCATGGCCCGCCGCGGTCAAGACCATTGCCGGCGCGCTGTTGCTGGCGCTGGTGCTGGCCGGTGGGTACTTTTTCTATATCCAGGACATGCAGGCACAGCTCGATCAGGCCCGTGGTGAAGAGACTGCGCTGAAAGAGCAGTTCGCGAACAAGGCCTATCAGGCTGCCAACCTCGCGGCCTACAAAAGCCAGATGGTGGAGATGGAAAACACGTTCGGCGCCTTGCTGCGGCAGTTGCCGAGTGACACCGAAGTCCCCGGCCTGCTTGAAGACATCACCCGCACCGGTCTGGGCAGTGGCCTGGAGTTCGAGGAAATCAAGCTGCTCCCCGAAGAGGCCCAGCAGTTTTATATTGAATTGCCGATCCAGATCACCGTGACAGGTAGTTATCACGACCTCGCGACCTTCGCCAGCGGCGTCGCCAGCCTGCCGCGAATCGTGACCCTGCATGACTTCGAGATCAAACCGCTGGACGCCAAGTCCCCCGGAAAACTGCGCATGAGCATCCTTGCCAAGACCTATCGTTATAACGACAAAGGTCTTCAGAACGTCGACACGAAAGGGCCAGCGAAATGA
- the aroB gene encoding 3-dehydroquinate synthase, with protein MQTLKVELGERSYPIHIGEGLLDQPELLKPYIAGKQVAIVSNATVAPLYMDRLTRSLAGYSVLPIVLPDGEAFKNWETLQTIFDALLTARHDRRTTVIALGGGVIGDMAGFAAACYQRGVEFIQVPTTLLSQVDSSVGGKTGINHPLGKNMVGAFYQPNAVLIDTLSLNTLPERELSAGLAEVIKYGLICDEPFLTWLEENVDKLRGLDQVALTTAIERSCAAKAAVVGADERESGVRATLNLGHTFGHAIETHMGYGVWLHGEAVSAGTVMALEMSARLGWISEQERDRGIRIFQRAGLPVVPPQDMTPEHFLEHMAVDKKVIDGRLRLVLLRRIGEAVVTDEYPQEVLQATLVADYRALVDQLRG; from the coding sequence ATGCAGACACTTAAGGTCGAGCTTGGCGAACGCAGCTACCCGATCCATATCGGCGAAGGCTTGCTGGATCAGCCAGAGCTGCTCAAACCGTACATTGCGGGAAAACAGGTGGCGATCGTCTCCAACGCCACCGTTGCGCCGCTCTACATGGACCGCCTCACCCGATCCCTCGCCGGTTACAGCGTCTTGCCGATCGTGCTACCCGACGGTGAAGCCTTCAAGAACTGGGAAACCCTGCAAACCATCTTCGACGCGTTGCTCACCGCACGCCACGACCGCCGCACCACTGTGATTGCGCTGGGCGGCGGCGTTATCGGTGACATGGCTGGTTTTGCCGCTGCCTGTTACCAGCGCGGCGTCGAATTCATTCAAGTGCCGACCACACTGCTCTCCCAGGTCGATTCCTCGGTCGGTGGCAAAACCGGCATCAATCACCCGCTGGGCAAAAACATGGTGGGCGCTTTCTATCAGCCCAATGCAGTGCTGATCGACACGTTATCGCTCAACACCCTGCCTGAACGCGAACTGTCCGCCGGTCTTGCCGAGGTCATCAAATACGGCCTGATCTGTGACGAACCTTTCCTGACGTGGCTCGAAGAGAATGTGGACAAGCTCCGCGGGCTGGATCAGGTCGCGCTGACCACGGCAATCGAGCGCTCGTGCGCCGCCAAGGCGGCGGTCGTCGGTGCCGATGAGCGCGAGTCTGGTGTGCGTGCCACGCTGAACCTCGGCCACACCTTCGGCCACGCCATCGAAACCCACATGGGTTACGGCGTGTGGCTGCACGGCGAGGCGGTGTCGGCAGGCACGGTAATGGCGCTGGAAATGTCGGCGCGTCTGGGCTGGATCAGCGAGCAGGAACGTGACCGCGGCATTCGTATTTTCCAGCGCGCCGGCTTGCCGGTGGTTCCGCCGCAAGACATGACGCCCGAGCACTTCCTCGAGCACATGGCGGTGGACAAAAAGGTCATTGACGGTCGTTTGCGCCTGGTGCTGTTGCGTCGCATCGGTGAAGCAGTGGTAACTGACGAATATCCACAAGAAGTACTACAGGCCACACTGGTCGCGGACTACCGCGCCTTGGTGGATCAGCTTAGAGGTTAA
- a CDS encoding pilus assembly protein PilP yields MRAMRWLCVGVTLMGLAGCDSSNEFDDLKQFMAEVRARPVGTIEAMPKFRPYEAFTYAAASLRSPFQPPIKIDLVNRPKGSHLVQPDPTRVKQFLEGFNIDSFEMVGTLSNETGTFALLRGAGGVHRVKVGDYLGRNDGRITAITDSAVQVMEIVPDGEGAWLERPLSISLKERS; encoded by the coding sequence ATGAGGGCGATGCGTTGGTTGTGCGTCGGCGTCACGCTGATGGGGCTCGCGGGTTGCGACAGCTCGAATGAATTTGACGATCTCAAGCAGTTCATGGCCGAGGTGCGTGCGCGGCCGGTTGGCACCATCGAGGCGATGCCCAAGTTCCGGCCGTATGAGGCTTTTACGTATGCGGCGGCCAGTTTGCGCAGTCCGTTTCAGCCGCCGATCAAGATCGATCTGGTCAACCGGCCGAAAGGTTCGCACCTGGTGCAGCCTGATCCGACGCGGGTGAAGCAGTTCCTCGAAGGCTTCAACATCGACTCCTTCGAAATGGTCGGCACGCTGAGCAATGAAACCGGCACCTTCGCACTGCTTCGCGGGGCGGGTGGCGTGCATCGGGTGAAAGTGGGCGATTATCTGGGGCGCAATGACGGCCGTATTACGGCGATCACCGACTCGGCGGTGCAAGTGATGGAAATCGTTCCGGATGGAGAGGGGGCGTGGCTTGAGCGTCCGCTCAGTATTTCCCTCAAGGAACGCTCATGA
- a CDS encoding PilN domain-containing protein produces MARINLLPWREQQREERKKRFILALVGVLVLGIGAILLADQYLSSAIAHQNARSQFIKTEIVQLDARIKEISELKARRKQLLERMKIIQDLQGNRPIIGRIFDQLARTLPDGVYFNDVKMTGQMISISGAAESNNRVSDLLRNLDASDWLESPSLTEVKANTAGGVDQTNTFQLTVRQTQPAVEGVKP; encoded by the coding sequence ATGGCACGGATCAACCTACTCCCCTGGCGTGAACAGCAGCGCGAGGAACGCAAGAAACGCTTCATCCTCGCGCTGGTCGGTGTGCTGGTGCTTGGCATCGGCGCCATTCTTTTGGCTGATCAGTATTTGAGCAGTGCCATCGCCCACCAGAATGCTCGCAGTCAGTTCATCAAGACAGAAATCGTGCAGCTCGACGCCCGCATCAAAGAGATCAGCGAGCTGAAGGCGCGGCGCAAACAATTGCTGGAACGGATGAAGATCATTCAGGACCTGCAGGGCAACCGGCCGATCATTGGCCGCATCTTCGACCAGTTGGCCCGCACTCTCCCGGATGGCGTCTATTTCAACGACGTAAAAATGACCGGGCAGATGATCAGCATTTCCGGCGCAGCCGAATCCAATAACCGGGTCTCGGATCTGCTGCGCAATCTGGATGCGTCCGACTGGCTGGAGTCGCCGAGTCTGACGGAGGTCAAGGCCAATACTGCGGGAGGCGTGGATCAGACCAACACCTTCCAGTTGACGGTACGCCAGACGCAGCCGGCCGTTGAGGGGGTCAAGCCATGA
- a CDS encoding pilus assembly protein PilM, protein MFELFSKKANTLLGIDISSTSVKLLELSRSGNRYKVESYAVEPLPANAVVEKNIAELEGVGSALTRLLVKAKSNVKIAAVAVAGSAVITKTIEMDAGLSDDEMENQLKIEADQYIPYPLEEVAIDFEVQGYSARNPERVEVLLAACRKENVEVREAALALAGLTARVVDVEAYALERSFGLLSAQLGQDHEQLTVAVIDIGATMTTLSVLHNGRIIYTREQLFGGRQLTEEIQRRYGLSVSEAGLAKKQGGLPDDYVTEVLQPFKDAVVQQVSRSLQFFFAAGQYNRVDYIMLAGGTASISGLDRLIQERLGTPTLVANPFADMALSAKVNAGALASDAPALMIACGLALRSFD, encoded by the coding sequence GTGTTCGAACTCTTCAGTAAGAAGGCCAACACCCTTCTGGGGATCGATATTAGCTCCACCTCGGTCAAGCTCCTGGAGCTAAGTCGTTCCGGCAACCGTTACAAGGTCGAGTCTTATGCGGTCGAGCCGCTGCCCGCCAACGCAGTGGTCGAAAAAAACATCGCGGAGCTCGAAGGTGTCGGCAGTGCTTTGACGCGTCTGCTGGTAAAAGCCAAAAGTAACGTCAAAATCGCGGCGGTTGCTGTCGCAGGTTCAGCCGTTATCACCAAGACCATCGAGATGGACGCAGGCCTTTCCGACGACGAGATGGAAAACCAGCTCAAAATCGAGGCCGATCAGTACATCCCGTATCCGCTTGAAGAAGTCGCCATCGATTTCGAAGTTCAGGGCTATTCCGCGCGCAACCCCGAGCGTGTCGAAGTGCTGCTGGCCGCCTGCCGCAAGGAAAACGTCGAGGTGCGCGAGGCCGCACTGGCACTGGCCGGGCTGACTGCCCGCGTGGTCGATGTCGAAGCCTACGCGCTGGAGCGCTCGTTCGGTCTGTTGTCTGCGCAGCTGGGTCAGGACCACGAGCAGTTGACGGTCGCCGTCATCGACATTGGCGCGACCATGACAACCCTCAGCGTGCTGCACAACGGCCGCATCATCTATACCCGTGAACAATTATTTGGCGGTCGCCAGCTCACCGAGGAAATCCAGCGTCGTTACGGTTTGTCCGTGAGCGAGGCCGGGCTCGCGAAAAAGCAGGGCGGGCTCCCCGACGACTACGTCACGGAAGTGCTGCAGCCATTCAAGGACGCCGTGGTGCAGCAGGTGTCCCGCTCGCTGCAGTTCTTCTTCGCAGCCGGTCAGTACAACCGCGTCGACTACATCATGCTGGCCGGGGGCACGGCCTCCATTTCGGGTCTTGATCGCTTGATTCAGGAACGCCTTGGCACGCCGACGCTGGTGGCGAACCCTTTCGCTGACATGGCCCTGAGCGCCAAGGTCAACGCCGGCGCTCTCGCCAGCGATGCTCCCGCACTGATGATCGCTTGCGGTCTGGCCCTGAGGAGCTTCGACTAA
- the aroK gene encoding shikimate kinase AroK: MRNLILVGPMGAGKSTIGRLLAKELRLPFKDSDKEIELRTGANIPWIFDKEGEAGFRDREQAMIAELSALDGVVVATGGGAVMREENRRALHAGGRVVYLHASVEQQVGRTSRDRNRPLLRTADPARVLRELLAIRDPLYREIADVIIETDERPPRMVVIDILALLAELPPR, from the coding sequence GTGCGAAATTTAATTCTTGTGGGGCCGATGGGGGCTGGTAAAAGCACCATCGGTCGCTTGCTGGCCAAAGAGCTTCGACTGCCGTTCAAGGATTCCGACAAGGAAATCGAGCTGCGAACGGGTGCCAATATTCCCTGGATCTTCGACAAGGAAGGAGAAGCGGGTTTTCGTGATCGTGAACAGGCGATGATCGCCGAACTCTCCGCACTGGATGGGGTGGTCGTGGCCACCGGCGGTGGCGCGGTCATGCGCGAAGAAAACCGTCGCGCCCTGCACGCAGGCGGTCGGGTGGTGTATCTGCATGCGTCGGTTGAGCAGCAAGTGGGTCGGACCTCGCGGGATCGTAATCGACCGTTGTTGCGCACCGCTGACCCGGCGCGCGTGCTGCGCGAACTGCTGGCGATCCGCGATCCGCTGTACCGCGAGATCGCCGATGTCATCATCGAAACCGATGAGCGGCCGCCACGAATGGTGGTTATCGACATCCTCGCCCTGCTGGCCGAGCTTCCTCCCCGTTAA